TTCTGAGGTGCATTACCTCTTCCATTGGACAGGATGAGAGGATTAAATGAGAAATAGGTTATGCTGTTTCTccatttcctgcaggagcaATTGCCCTATAGAATAGAAATGTACAGAATACATTGGATAGGACTCCTCCTGTCACTAGAGATTTTCTATAGAAAGGATTAGGGATCatttaaaaaggaataatttaCGCCAAGCCAAAATGCTATGAGGCAGGGTGTAGGCAGAACTGCCTTTCCAAGAGGTTTCCAGCCCTCTTTCCTATTGCCCTCTCCCATCATCTAGAACATGGTAGATGTTAATgggctgtgacagtgacatATATATTGCCTCGGTGCTCCTGCTACCGTCTTGTATTAGCACTAGGAAGTGAGATGCTAGTTTGGAAGCCCTTTATTTAgcccagcagaaaaaaaatatgtgtgATGTAAAGCTCTTTTTCTCCCATCACTTAAGACATTTGTTAATATTTCTGTTCATGGAAACATTTAAGTTTTAGTGACTTAATTTTGTGACTTTGGTGactgaaaagtatttttcattgaCTGCCTTGGCATTTAACTCCTTCACAGGTCCTGGAAGCTCATGGACTGAAACCAATTACCTTGAAACCAAAAGAGGTAATAAAGTATAATGATGCCAGCTGATGAAAAAGAGCATAGTCAATCACTATTTGCTTTATAGGTACAATAAAAGCATTacattaattaataataattttaaatcaaaCTTCAGAAGGATAATGATGAAGTGTTATCAGGAGTGGGAGTCACCACTCCTACTGTCACCTTACTTGACTTGAAATGTCAGACCCAAGCTTGGTGTTCAGATTGGCTCTGTGGTCAGTGGAGACAGACAGGTCTCTTTCAAAAGCACTTAAAGCCATCCTGAAACAGCTGTCTAAGAGGCACCTTCAAGGTACCTCTCTGCTCTTTGACCATAACAGGAGGTCAGATGCCTGACTGGAAGCAGGTATCTGACTTACTTGGAACTACTGGTGCTCCAAGGGTATCTGCAGAGACTTAATGGGGTCATGAGTATAAACACTTTATTGCAGCAAAGATGCTCAGTCAAGCTGTGCATTTTATGATTTCAGGATGGTACAAAAAGCTAGGCAAAGATCTTTACCTCCTTCATGTGAGAAGGAGAATTGTCACAGACATGGGGAATTGTCACAGTGTGTGAAATAACTGCAGTGAATTCACTTGACATCTGCTCTCTCTTGGAAGGGTCTGGCGCTCATCAACGGGACACAAATGATCACCTCGCTGGGGTGTGAGGCGGTGGAAAGGGCCGGAGCTATAGCGAGGCAAGCTGATATCATTGCTGCCCTTACACTGGAAGTGCTGAAGGGTACAACGAGGGCCTTTGACACTGGTGGGTACTGGGCCCTTCCCGTCTGTTTGCTAAGTATCTCCTGACAAGGGAGGCACAGCCTGACAGTCTAACTTCTCTTACTAGACATCCATGCAGTGCGCCCACATCGAGGGCAGGCTGAAGTGGCCTTTCGGTTCAGGTCCCTTCTAGATTCTGACCATCATCCATCAGAAATAGCAGGTGAACAATCTGAACCTTCACCCTCTCAGGTTACCAGGACAGGCTGGGTCCTTCAACAGGACACAATGCTTTTATGTAAGCAATATTTGGGGTTTGCCCTCCTTGTGTCTTCTAGAGAGCCACAGATTCTGTGACCGAGTTCAGGACGCATACACAATGCGCTGCTGCCCTCAGGTAAAGACAGACTGACTTTTAGATCCTTCTGTAACAATAGATAAATGATGGTGAAATTTCCACCTCAGAAATACAGTCAGTTAGGTGCTGTCTGACACTGTTAGAGGAAGTGGCTTTATTTTGCCTGAATACTGTTAATGGAGACATGCAATTTGTTGCTGTCATGTGTGTACAGATCAGGCAGCATTGAACAAAGCCGTGTCCATATCTGGAAGAGGCCAGAGGTCAGAAGCAGAGGGAAAGTGCTGGTTTCCGTGCTTGCAGATTTTGTAGGGATTTTCTTCTGCATTGGTGTTAGTAACATGAACTGGGTGTTTCCAGAAGCAGAACAGAATGTAGTATTTCAGATTTATTGGAATTCCTCAATCCTATGCATTTTAACAGGAGCAAAGCTATTAAATCAGTGgaattaatgaaatttaattaataagaggttttgttttctgtaagtCTTTGTAAGGCTACTTCTTCCCTCATAACACTTCTGCCACTGAATAAATACCTTCCATTTAGGTAAGCCAACCCAAATAGGTAAACAATGTCATATTCAGATTACTCTTTTGGCAAAACGGCCATAATAATAGTAAATACCATCTTTAAAGTGTCTGGGATTGGCAGTGATGCTCCTGATGTTAAAAGCAAATCCAAGACCGTCTTCCATCTGTGAAAATCAAGTGGAATAGTGGGAAAGGGGGTCCCTGCAGCTCAGTCAGCATCCTGAAAGTGAACTGAGTACAGATACTAAGCTCAGTCACTAATGTCTTTTGTTCTAGGTCCATGGAATTGTAAATGATACAATTGCTTTTGTGAAGGACATAATAACGACGGAACTCAACAGCGCCACAGACAACCCTGTATCTTTTTGATTACTTTATTACTATATAAAATTCTGCTTGgccttttttattcttttcttctgtacaGTTACACTGGAGGCAAAAAAGTCATAACTGGCTTTGGTCAATAACTGTCATTGTTTGCAACAGCAACCTCTCTTCCTTTCCCTATGACTGCATTGAAGGATTTCTGTCAGCTCTGTAAtgcacagctgcttttctgtcAGCACTATAATGATGCTGTACATAGCATCATATCAATTGCTGAGAAGCATTATTGCTTCTAATCTTATAAACATCTTTTTATCTTTAATTAGAATCTAATCCAATTCTTCTAATTGGAAGTAGTCCAATTCAAATTTGGACTAATTAAGTGCCAAAATTGTAACTGTCATGGAGAGAATCTATCAAGGAACTGAAAATCTATGCTAGGATCTGAacagttggggttttttgcaccCTCGATCAAAGACATCCCTTTATGTAGcttatttgaaaaaatacatGTCAAAATTGTACCTACACATTTGAAGAACTGAGATTGTGTTTTCATTTCCTGAAAAGTGGAAGTGTGGAAGCAATATAATGTGTTTGCAAAAAAAAGCCTATTGGCACAAACATTCCTTCAGTTAAGATATTCTAATAACTGGCGTATATCACTCATGTAAACTGTATTTCACCCACATGGGCCTTAACTTCTCCTTAAAGATGGTGTTTGCTGAAAGAGAAGAGACCATTTCTGGAGGAAATTTTCATGGTGAATATCCTGCAAAGGTAATTCAGCatttgaagaaaggaaaaaaacctttttctggtttgtttctttcatctggTTTAATGAGATCTTCTTTTGTAGGCTCTGGACTATTTAGCAATTGGTGTGCATGAACTCGCTGCAATTAGTGAAAGAAGAATTGAGAGGCTCTGCAACCCCTCACTCAGTGAACTGCCTGCATTTTTAGTCACTGAAGGAGGTCTGAACTCGGGCTTCATGATTGcacactgcacagcagctgccctgggtgagTGCTTGAGCAATGCCATAGAGAGAGCAAGCTGGaaagactgatttttttcagacagATGCAATCTAACAGTAGACACAAAGGTATCTAGCTCCTGTTTTCTGTGTCCTCTCcatgtgctctgtgctgtcTTGTAAAGTATGAGCATTGGGTGTGGCTGCAATTATTTCACTTCAGGCTTCCTTATTCTGCAGCAACCCTTGGGCATGCAGACTCTGAGCAGACTTTGGTGGGAAAGCTTGTCCCAAAGGTGGCCTGATGCCCTCAGTTCTGGCTGTCTCCATTTGGCACATCAGTATCAGACCCCAGAGCCCTCAGAAGACTGGAGTTTGCAGGGCTGGCTATTGGGGGAGCACACTTAAATGAAACATCACTTCAGTTTTTCCTCTAGTACTCATGGCTAAGGCAACAAGAagcctgctggctgctggcatACTACAGTTCAGAGGTTCAGGGAAACATGGGCCAATATAAAGATAAACATGCTGTGAGAAGAGAGtagattttaaaagttaaaaacaaacacaggaacAGAGGATATCAGGTTAAATGTGTACGTAAACATtctggagaaaaacaaatgaattAACTAAATCAGTGGGCTAAAGGAACTCTGCCTAGAGGCTGGTTTGGGAAGTGGGTCTGGAAGAGGAGCCTGAATGCTCATCCCCTTGTTTAGGGGCTGAAAGCTTTACCTTTGGCTGGGGAGAATTTAGGCTTCAGTTGGTTGCATGGCTTCAGGTTTCACTGCACACTTCTGCAATCTGGGCTGACAGATTCTGGGGTGTTTGTGATTTCTGCTGTGGGAAATGAAATTacagccctgcctctgctgacACTAGAAGTCCATGGGTCAAAATCACCTCATCCTGATCAAAACAGCCAGGATTTTATCTGAATTTTTATCTGAAGTTtgagtttgttttatttttcttaacttTTTTAATCACCAATATTTTTCAAATCATTCTGCCAGTTTCTGGGTTGTTTGTGTACCAGCTAATGTTTTTCACTCCCAGGGTTAATAgataaatctgaaaaaaattgcagataTTTTGCAACACCACTGGATATGTGTGTGtctgcccctgctccagcagctctgtgcctgccagACCGAGCTGTTTGAAGTGATCACATGCAGCCTCTCTGGGACCTGCCATCACCTGAATGTGTCAGCTGGGCTCTGGTCCTAGACTGTCACTCCAGCCTATTTGCAGTTGGTGTCACTGCCTCTCTGTTGCTCCTGTGGCTTTTCTGAAGCTGCTAATTTGGCAAGAGTGTTACACAGCATCCCGCTGGgcttcagaaagaaaaggctgagtGCAGCCAGAGTGCTGTGAATGCAGACTGCATTTCTTCTCATTTAAAGAGCGGTTCTCAACCTCAAATTGTCACTGAGTGGTGCCTAAGGCCTCTTCTGCAGCCATTTGCCTGTTGCTTTTGGATGCAGCATGAGAATTTATTCCAGATCTCGCACCTGGCTTTCAAAGCTGGAGTGTGTCACCCTCAGGGATGTGGGCAGCCTTGTGAGGTGAGGGAGGGAGAAGGTTTATATTGCATTCCCCATCTTTCTAGAGGAAGTTCTGAAGGTGCCTCAGCTGCAATGAGCAGACCAGATGCCGATCTCTCGCTGTATTCTTGAAAGCAGGGGAGGGGTGATCTTTGTGACCAAACCAGAGGGAGCCAATGCTCTTTACAGCCCTAGAGCAACAGGCAGAACCAGGCTTGTGTTTCAGTTATGCTGTCTGCTCTTCTGCTTCAGTTTCCTCCAGGCCTTTGAGCCACAGCAACTCAAACTGGACATAAGGGAGTGAAGAGTGAGCTGTCATTCTGTATTTGGTTAATATTTGCATCTAAAGACTGCTGTTGGTTAGTGTTTTCAGAGGCAATGGTAGTTTTCCAGGTGGTTATTACAAATTACTCAGTCCAGGTAAAATACTGATGCATCCTCAAAAGAGGAGCAGTAGTTGGACCCAAGGTGGTGGGCAGGCTCTTATGTCCGTGTTGTCCACTGCTTCTGCTGTCTCCTGCCTATTCTGTCCTTCATTCATTGTGCTGGGTTTTTGCAGTGTCTGAGAACAAAGCCTTGTGCCACCCCTCTTCTGTGGATTCTCTCTCAACCAGTGCTGCTACAGAGGATCACGTGTCCATGGGAGGATGGGCTGCAAGAAAAGCCTTGAGAGTTATTGAACATGTGGAACAaggtaaaattaaaattctgatttCATGACAGACCTTGAATCATGAAAATGAGGGGCTAATACCAATAATGATCAGGTGTAAGGTAGGCAGATACTATGCAAACTTTTCCAGACAGAAGACTCTCTTCCAAAGTGCTGTcattttcctggtgttttcATGTGGGCTCTGGCAAGCTTTAGAGagagagcttttttttttttttaagctcaggCTCCTCTTTTCTCAGTGCAAAAGAAGCTTTCTGATTTATGATGAACATTAATTTGAGTATTCCAGTTACCCTGGAAGAGATTCCTAGGGATTTAAGATTCTGGTGACCAGGAGTTCCTGTACACTTGAAAGGTCTGTACAACAGCACCCAAAATCTGCTTGctgaggctggcactgccctcagCATCACCCATGGAATGATCCTGGCTCTAGGCTGTCTCTCTGGGGGTGTGTACCCACTGGTTTTTCACCTTGCCTGAACCATATGAGTGAGCACAAAGGCCAGGGGTAGTTTTAGACAGGAAGCCTCACCTTGAGCTGTGCCTGCCAACATCCCTTtggctgctctgctttcccagtCCTGGCCATCGAGCTGCTCGCCGCCTGCCAGGGCATTGAGTTCCTCCGCCCTCTGAGAACCACCACGCCATTGGAGAAGGTCTACGACCTTGTGCGCTCCGTGGTGAGGTAAGAGCAGGCAAACACGttccccaggggctgcctgcatggagagcagctgctgccagtgggGTTAATGTTTGCCCAATGTCTCCTCACAGGCCCTGGATAAAGGATCGCTTCATGGCCCCAGACATTGAAGCAGCTCACAGGCTGCTCGTGGAGCAGAAGGTGAGTGCTGGCTTTTGGCTTCTGTGCAGGACTGTCTAGAACCCTTTTTCTTTGTCCATGCCATCTGCTGTTTTTGCTGCCCAACCCTCTTCATGGCCAAGTAGTTTTGTAGCAAGTGACAGTGACCCTCTCCCAACTATTGCACACAGAGCTTTAGCCTGGTAACAAGGAAGGACAAAGTATTTTTGCCTTGAATCCTTTCACCTTGTCCCCTTGGAGCTGTATCCTTTCCCATGCCTTGTCAGCTCCCTCCACATGCTCTTCCCTAAGCCTTGCTCTATCTGCCTCTCTGGTTCTGCTCCTCCCATACAGCATTTCCCACCCAATAACTTTTCTTCAGAGTTTCCTGAACTCATGCATTGATGTCTTAGCTGACCTTTTCTTTGCCTCTGACTGCTGTTTCACATTCTTGTTCCACAGGTGTGGGAAGTGGCCTACCCTTACATTGAAAAGTACAGGAGGGAACACATCCCTGAATCAAGACCCATTTCACCTACAGCTTTCTCCCTGAGAATGAGTGCAGATGATAGTCATGACCACAGGCATCAGAATGAGCTCTGAGTTGTGATCCCCTGGAAGAGAGCAGATCCCTTCCAGAGCCTCACCTGAGCATGGCCATTCCACTCACGCTCAATGTGGTTTCTCCAGGCGACCCAGAGGACCTGACTGTCGAGCTCAGATGCACAAATAGATAGTAAAGAAAAgtctctctgctttcctcatGTGTAAAAGACAACTTTGTCATGGTAGTGTGGTTTTCACTGAATTTCATCAACTTCTGAATACAAATCATTCAGACTCCTGATGAAACCAGTATTTGTTTTGTcaacattttgtttgttttctctccatCTGTGCCAATGATCCCAAACAGCCTAAGTTTGATATTCCTACCTTTCTTCTCCCCCCTTGGTTAACTGCTGTGATCCCCTTCATTTTGCCACAAGCAAGTTTATCTTTACACTTAGTTAATCTCTTTTGCAGATCATATGTGAGGTATAGGCTCTTGTACAACAGGAGCATTTTTAGAGCAGGTGCTTCACAAATCAGGAGAGCTGTGTGCATAGGAATGTGCTATGGAGATCACTGCTCcagaacaaatattttatattctggTGATGGACTACATTTAATGCAGCTTTCCAAGAGCTATGGGCCCACACCTGCAATCAATAAACTGAGGCTTCACATATAGTTGTAGCAATCTATTTTCCTGTCACTTGTGTGATGATGAAAATGTAAAGCAAAAGCTTAATTTGGAAGtaggacaggtgacacaggggccagaaaagggagaagaggaggtGTAGGACTAGTGCATGTGAACCAGTGCTGAGGCAATAGCACCGAGCCCTACACTCCCATGGCTCCCCAGGTCTCTGCCTGTCTGCCAGGggccctgtccccacagaggGATCACAAGTCGGTGTGCTCTGTGTCACAACACTGACCTCTGGCACAGGCTTTGTTTTGCAAGGGAAGAACCAGGACATGGATTTCACCTCATGGCGCAGTGATGACAGGGCAGTACTGATGTGGCTGAGGGGCATTCAGCACAAGCTGAAAGCCTCCCCAGGCTGTTGGCTGTGCTGCAAGGGGCAGCCAAAGCTCcactgtggggctgcctttgaGCATCTGACACCTGGCATGGTAACTGTGCCCTGAGGAgagggctcctgcctgctggcaACCTGGCAGGTTGCCAAATGCCCAAGCCAATGCCTTGAGCATTCAGAGAAGAGATTCTGGGCCCTGCTTCCCACTCACCCCTGCTTTTGGCTGTGGGACCAAGGGATCCCCGGCACACACTGCAGCACACTGGACTCAGGTTTTGcactgtgcctgtgcagggctgagaggcacCACTCTGCCTGCACCCTGCATTTGAGAAATGCCTGTGCTCCTTCCCTGATAgccttcccaaatccctgtaTAAACATTATTTATGAAGGTTGTCTTGGGCAGAATGGACTGTGCAATCACATACTTGGGATGTTCTTTCAAGCTTCATAAAAACAAAGTTCCACATCCACATCTGGTACAACATCTGCTTGCAGGAAAACACGTCAGGTGGCAGGAATGCTATTACATTGTTTTAAAATCTGATTTGGTTGGCTAGCCTGGATCAAATAAAGCACGAAGAAAGACACTACAGAGGATGGCTTGCAGATTTTGGGTGCTAACAGATGTGTCCAAGGCTCGGGGAGATCAGGAGGTCAAAATAATGCTCATGCATGTTCATGATGGTTTCAAATACCTGCTAATCAGAATGAGACCATTGTCCTTCCTCAAGGGTCTGGTTTACTAAAGCACTCTGCTCTGTATCACAGGTTATGTCACTTGCTTATATCAATAACTATTTTTGATGTGAAGTTCTTCATGCTTGTCAGGTGCACTTTCATTCTTTACTTCAGAAAGTAAATCCCTTTTGCTTCTGCAGCCACCATCCATTtgaaaatttgaagaaaatactTAGTCCATGGGTATTCAGAGACCCTCCTACCCCAGATCCTCTGCTTAAATACTGCAAAAGCTTAAATTATCCAGAGCTGTATCATCATCCTTTTTCCACATACTGCATTCCTAAATGATGTTATAAGCAGGGGTGGGGGAAGCAGCAGTTGAAAGATAAATGAAAGAGCACTTTTGAAAAGTTAGGCTCCTAAGTTTCAACACAGCTTTGGGTAAAAGTTATCATACTTAATTTACCAGAATCATATTCAAACTTCCACAAACAAGTGGATCTCATGTTATTTCAGATTCAACctagaataaataaaattatgtctTTTCTGGAACATCTGTATGACACTGCATGTGATCTTCTGCCTACACAGCCAAGGGCCATCCCAAATGTACATGCCTGAGCCCCTGGTCCTCTGTCACAGGTTACTTAGCATCACCTTCCCCAGTAAATCTCACCTGGATCCAAACTCTGTTTATTCATTGCCAGTTTGTTTGggttattttcaaatattataatatatattaattatataggaaaacatattttgaaaCTGTCTTATTTAAGATGGATACaattagaaattatttagtGTGCTGGATAGAAGGACAATGGACATGGAGATGCACCAAATGGGTAATGCTTAGTAAGGTTTATTTGAATAAGAGTAAGGTGAGCAGGCAAACAATTTACCAGTAAATACAAATCTGATTTGTCTGTTGCTTTGAAATACTCCATCCTAATTTGATTTTAGTAGCTCACTGAACTACTGCCTTCTCTCAGTAACTGCCCATTGCCTCACACCTCTCATTTTCATAGATGACTTTTCCTTTAACTATAACGTAGTTGATCAATGAGTCATGTCCACCAAACTGGTAAATCAAGTGCTCCCACCTAAAAAGACAAGATGTTTAAGAATATATGAACTTGCATAAGAGCAGGTCACATGCCCAGCATACCCAGCAATTTTATAAGGTTTGcttgaaaatgggaaaacacTATTCCATATCTACACGTTGTCTCTTACTGCATGAATACAGTGAGTCTATCAGTAGAGAATTTATTCcacaaaataaacacatatTATCTCTAGGTGATTTGTAGTTAGGCACGGATTACTTGTAATAACAGCCCAAAAGTCTTAGGCTTTATTTTCCACTGGAGTAATTAAGGAAAATGAAAGTGGGTCTGAAATGCTACCAGTGTCCCTTTATTCAGTGAAGATAACTAAGGTTAAAGCACATTTCTAATGCCAGTGGAAGAACAAACCTTGATGAGTTTATGATAAGAAGATCCCCCTGCTTGCCGACCTCCAAGGAGCCATGTGTGTCTGATTTGCCCAGAGCATAAGCTGCATTAATGGTGGCAGCTGCCAGTGCTTCATTCATTGACATCTTCATGTTCACACAGGCCAGGTGCATCACCATAGGCTAGGCAAGGAAGGGCACAATGGGAGTTTCCAGCAACACAAAGCTGTTTATGCTTCAAATCCCTAAGCACTCTCCTTTTTCCTTGCGCAACAGAAGGAGCTGTTTTGTACAACATAAATTTTGCCAAATCCAAAATGAGAACTCTAAAATCAGTAGCTTTGAGAGCATTTTAAATAGGCCTCTCAGTGCAAATGAAGGATGGAACCCATTCTGGTTCAAGAATTTCTGGCAAAAACTAccaatacacacacacacagacagctgTCTGCATGGGGCAGGCAGCTCTCCTTGTGCACATGAAGCCACAAAGTGTACAAGACCTACACACAAGTTGTACTAGTAAGAAATTTCATAATTCTATGGTTTCAGTATTAGGATTATCTTACCATTGAAAAACAGTATGCATTAGGATTAAAGTCACTGCCAAGAGCAACTATAACACCTTCTTCCAACATTTTTCTAGCTTGAGGTTGCTTCAGTCTAGTGGGAAAAATAAACTGATCAGTACAATTTGCTTAGTTATCATACAATGATTTACAAGGGCAAAAGTCATCTCTCAGTATGGCTACATTCATGCATTCAGTTACACTGATCCTTATGGAGGTAAAAGCCCAAATCCTCCTCTTGCATACCTACCTATTATCCTATGGAAAACATAAATGGGAAGTGTGAGCCACGGCTTGTGCAGTAACTGCATGTGGCACCAGCCAGTGTCAACCATCAGGCTCCAGACCACTGAAGTTCTGGTATTTAGCCAGATCTTAGCCATCTAAGAATTTACAAGATGAAAGTCTTCacttctaaaaaatatttttttctagttcTTATAGCTTCAAAGACAGGCTCCAAAATATGAGCAGTGGCACATGCGATGCAATAGCCCCTTCCCAATTTTTGAGTCTGTGAGTTTAGTCTGCATACATTAGAGATCCTTTCACTTAGCAATTATAATGCAAAAGATATTACCAATAACTTCAATATCTGGAAGAGCCACTTCAAAATTGTTCAGTCCTTGGATTAATCTGTGTAGGTGTTTGTAGGGGGGCACTTGGAAATACACTCCGTAGGAATTTTTAGCCATAGTTGCCATAAAGCCACTCTGAATCTACTGTGAGACTTTTCAGCAATCTCACAGAGTTTTGAGGATTTCTAGCAGAAATAAGACATAAGGAGGGAGGCTCATTCAGCTCCCTGTATTAAGGCATAGAAACACCCTTCTGCTTTTGGATTAAAACTCCCTCAAACCACACACAGGCATTTGCAGTTACAGAAGTTTCCCTTCACTCTAGGCCTTACCTTAGCATGTAGGCTGTTGTTGGCAGAAGGACAGCAGCACACTTGGCTCTTGCCATTGCCACAATACCTTCATCACTGACTTCTTCCAGGTGGCTGATGGCCCgggctcccagctcagctccaagCTAAGGGAATATTCAAGCAAATTACTCACTGTTCTCAATTAATTCAGTTTAAAAAGCTGTTTCTAAACAACTGGAAAAGACAATTCACTATTAAAGCAAAATATACCAGAAGAGACACAGTAAAGAATGCTTGAAAAACAATCAGAATACAGAGACAAAATATTTGTTAATTTACTGCAGGAAAAGTTGATCACTTTATCCACCCACAGAGTAGAAGCACACCTTCAGTGGTGTTTTTACCAGCCTAAAACATAAACTATTTGAGAGCCATGGATGAAAACATTATCAACTCCTGTTCATAAATGATCCATCAGAAAATAGTTCACAAAACTGAATGCTGCCTTCAATGGGTAAGTCAAATAGGCT
This region of Ammospiza caudacuta isolate bAmmCau1 chromosome 5, bAmmCau1.pri, whole genome shotgun sequence genomic DNA includes:
- the HAL gene encoding histidine ammonia-lyase, yielding MPRYTVHVRGEWLAVPCLSSTNTIEWLGKEAVRRYMKNKPDNGGFASVEEVKFYIRRCKGLGLLDLDDTVGDALEDNEFVEVVIEGDIMSPDFIPSQPEGVHLYSKYREPEQYISLDGNSLTTEDLVNLGKGLYKIKLTPEAETKVKKSREVIERIVKEQTVVYGITTGFGKFARTVIPNSNLRELQVNLVRSHSAGVGKPLTPERTRMLLALRINVLAKGYSGISLETLEQVIEVFNASCLPYIPEKGTVGASGDLAPLSHLALGLIGEGKMWSPKSGWADAKYVLEAHGLKPITLKPKEGLALINGTQMITSLGCEAVERAGAIARQADIIAALTLEVLKGTTRAFDTDIHAVRPHRGQAEVAFRFRSLLDSDHHPSEIAESHRFCDRVQDAYTMRCCPQVHGIVNDTIAFVKDIITTELNSATDNPMVFAEREETISGGNFHGEYPAKALDYLAIGVHELAAISERRIERLCNPSLSELPAFLVTEGGLNSGFMIAHCTAAALVSENKALCHPSSVDSLSTSAATEDHVSMGGWAARKALRVIEHVEQVLAIELLAACQGIEFLRPLRTTTPLEKVYDLVRSVVRPWIKDRFMAPDIEAAHRLLVEQKVWEVAYPYIEKYRREHIPESRPISPTAFSLRMSADDSHDHRHQNEL